TATTCCAGGCATGATTATTGCCCTATTCTTTAGCCGTATGTTATTGGATTTAAATATTAACAATCCATTCATCGGCATTGTTATTGGGCATGTTGTACTCACGTTACCTTATGCTATTCGGATTTTATCCGCGGGCTTTTCTTCTGTACCACAAGACCTCATTGATGCTAGCCGTGACTTAGGTGCATCTAAATTTACCGTTTTCAAAGACGTATATATGCCGATGTTAAAACCAAGTTTTTTAGCATCAATTATTTTCTGTTTAGTGAAAAGTATTGAAGAGTTTGCTATCGCTTTCGTTATCGGCTCACCAGACTTTATTACCGTGCCAACCATTTTATATTCTTTCCTCGGTTATTCTTTTATTCGTCCGAATGCGGCCGTTGTATCGATTATTTTGTTGGTACCAAACATTATTTTGATGATGATTATCGAAAAATTGTTGAAAGGGAATTATCTCTCTCAATCCACAGGAAAAGCATAATTTTCACAAGGAGCACCTTATGCAAAAAAATATCCGTAAACTTCTATCCATTGGTCTTACCGCGGCTGCCTTAGCTGTCAGTAATTTTGCTTCAGCTTCCACGGACTTAAGTGGTAAATCTTGGAGTGAAATCGAAGAACTCGCTAAAAAAGAAGGAAAATTGACAGTTAGCGTTTGGTATTTGCAGCCGCAATTCCGTAATTTTGTCAAAGAGTTTGAAAATCAATACGGTATTAAAGTCAAAGTACCTGAAGGCACCTTGGACGGTAATATCAATAAACTGATTGCTGAAAAAAATCTAGAAACCGGCAAAATGGATGTGGTTGTGTTAAATGCTGACCGTTTAGGCAACGTAGCGAAAAATGACATTCTTG
This portion of the Haemophilus parainfluenzae T3T1 genome encodes:
- a CDS encoding ABC transporter permease, with amino-acid sequence MSSSAQITTKNGRLIARISLTFFILANFIWLFLPFLMAGLWSLVDPAKPWSYPDIFPQSLSFERWKIVWETTSLPEAMFNSYTIAPTVSLITILLSLPTAYAFGRMDFRGKKLAELLTLIPLVIPGMIIALFFSRMLLDLNINNPFIGIVIGHVVLTLPYAIRILSAGFSSVPQDLIDASRDLGASKFTVFKDVYMPMLKPSFLASIIFCLVKSIEEFAIAFVIGSPDFITVPTILYSFLGYSFIRPNAAVVSIILLVPNIILMMIIEKLLKGNYLSQSTGKA